The Hyphomonas sediminis genome contains the following window.
GTTTCGTCGCCGACGAGCTTCAGGCTGTGTTTGATCCGCAGGGCGGCGCGTTCATGGACGGGCGGTACGTGCCTTCTCTGCCCGCCGCGATCGGACGCGTTGTGGCCGAACATCTCGGCATGACGGGTGCGGGCAGTGCCGAGACTGGCAACCGCAAGGATGCAGCCTGTTGCCCGAAATGTGGTCAGAAAGCACTGATCCGTAAGGAAGGCTGTGACACCTGTCTCGAGTGCGGCCATTCGAAATGCGGGTAAATTTGAAAAGGGATATGCAGAATGGCGACCAGTGCTGAACAAATTCGTGCCTATAGGGGGCCGGCTCTGTTCAGCCTTGGCCTGCGGCCCTTCTTTCTGTTGGGCGCGATCTGGGCAGCAATCGCCATACCCCTCTGGATTGCGACCTATGCGTTTGGCCCGGTGGCCCTGCCGGTAGAGGCGGGCCTTGCATTTCATGTGCATGAAATGGTCTTCGGTTACGGCTCTGCGATCGTGGCAGGGTTTTTGCTGACTGCGGTTCCGAACTGGACGGGCCGGCTGCCTGTCTGCGGACAACCCCTCATGATATTGGTGGCGATCTGGATTGCGGGGCGTATCGCCATGCTGGTCCAGCCGGACCCTGCCTGGTTGGCGGGGGCCATCGAGAGCGCTTTCCTTCTGGTTTTTGCCGGTATCATCTGGCGCGAAGTGATTGCAGCCAAGAATACGCGAAACCTGAAAGTAGCCGCTGCTGTCTCGGTCCTTGCCCTGGCGAATGTCGGATTTCATTGGAGCGAAATCATAAATGGTGGCCTGCCGCAGATGGCCATAAGGACGGGACTGGCCGCGCTGATTTTTCTGATCCTGCTGATCGGCGGGCGGATCACCCCGAGTTTTACGCGCAACTGGCTCGCCAGACGGGGCGGCGCGATGCCGGCCCCGTTTGACCGGTATGACGGCATGGCGCTGCTTTTTTCCCTCGCTGCCCTTGCGCTTTGGGCGCTCTTCGGGGACCGCGCATTGTCATCCGGACTACTTGTATTGGCGGGTGCCCTCAATATCGTTCGACTCGCAAGATGGCAGGGGCAGCGAACGCTCGCTGAACCCCTCGTGACCATTCTGCATATCGGATTTGCCTGGGCGGCGCTGGCGCTCATCCTTCTCGGCCTGAGCGGTATTTTCCCGGCCGGCGTTCCGCGTGTCGCAGGCATTCACGCGGCCGGCGCAGGCGCGGTTGGCGTCATGACCTTGGCGGTCATGACGCGGGCAAGTCTGGGGCACACGGGTCACGTCCTGCATGCAGGGTGGGGGACAGTGCTGGTATATGGATTGGTCAATGCCGGCGCGATCACGCGTGTGGTGGCGCCGTTCCTCGACGGGGCACTTCAAGCGCCGGTCAATTATGTCGCAAGTGGATTTTGGGCAGGCGCATTCGCGCTTTTCGCAATGGTCTACGGCCCGAGGTTGTTGGCACCGCGGCCTGATCCTGTGCCTTGACGGGTCCGGACCGGTCACTTGACTCCCATCAATCCGGCGACGCGCGAGCGTCAAAGACCCTGGGCGGCACGCAGCATAGCGTGTTGGAAATTCGCTCCGAGCCGTTCCGCCTAAAGCGCCGTTTCCCGGTGTCAAGGCGGCCCGGCCGAGGGTGGCAGTGGGAAACCCTGCCGCCTCCCGTGCTTGGAAAGGAGCCATGCGATGACACATCCCGGCGCAGTCGCGACGGATGCCTTCGGGCGCAGGTTCAGTTACCTGCGGCTGTCGGTTACAGAAGTCTGCAATTTTCGATGTACCTACTGCTTGCCGGATGGATACCGAAAAACCGGTTCCATGGACTTTCTCGCCGCAGACGAGATTGAACGGCTCGTGCGCGCCTTCACCGGGCTTGGCATCCGTAAGGTCCGGCTGACAGGCGGCGAACCGACTGTCCGGAAGGATCTGACGCAACTGATCGCCCGCATTTCAGCGACGCCGGGGGTTGAGAAAGTCGCCCTGACGACAAATGGCTGGAATCTGCCTCGCCATATCGATGAGTGGGTTGGGGCGGGGCTGACCAACCTCAATGTCAGCATAGACTCCCTCGACAGGGAGGCCTTTCATCGCATTACCGGCCATGATCGTCTAGCGGATGTGCTTGCTGGACTGGAGCGCGCGCTGTCCCTGCCTCTGAAGACCGTCAAAGTGAATGCCGTGCTGTTGCGGGACGGGCTTGAGGAGGATTTTTCGAGCTGGACAGAGTTCGTCCGTGAGCGTCCCGTCTCCGTCCGTTTCATCGAGCTGATGCGGACAGGGGATAACAAGATGTTCTTTGAGGCGCAGCATGTGAGCGGCCGGATCCTGCGCCAGTGGCTGGAGGACAATGGCTGGACTGCAAAAGCACGCGGGGAAGATGACGGACCGGCGACCGAGTTCACGCATCCTGGTTATGCCGGCCGGATCGGTCTGATCGCGCCCTACGGGCCGGGCTTCTGCGATGGGTGCAACCGGCTGCGCGTCACAGCGCGGGGACAACTCCGGCTGTGCCTTTTCGGACAAGGCGGACGCGACCTTCGGGACCTGCTCGGCTCAGATGATAGCACCCAAGTTCTCAAGTCGCGGATTGTCGAGGCTCTGACCTTCAAACCTGCAGCGCACAATCTTCACACCGCCAATCCTGGCGACATCAGAAATCTGGCTCAGACCGGAGGCTAGTCGCTCTTCGTGTCGAGCAGGCCCTGCTGTCGTTCGGTGAAGGCCTTGCCTTTCGTGTTGCAATCCTGCGCATAGTGGTTGTCGATCAGTGGGGTTGGGCGTGCGAGCCGCTCGAGCGCGGCCACATTGTCGAACCGGACATGAGCGCCTTCGACACTCACCCCTTTGTCCGAAAGCTTGGAGAAGGCCCGGGAAAGGTTTTCTGGTGTCATGCCAAGAAGGGCGGCCAGGACGCGCTTCTCGTGCGGCAGAACGATTGTGTTCTTTTCACCCTGACGGACACGCTGGGTGAGCAGATAGTTGGCGAGCCGCTCGGTTGAGTCCCGCAGCTTGTGGTTCTTGATGGAGCGCACCAGCCCGCGATAGCAGCCGGCAAGTTCTTCTGACACGGCAAACCCGAAAGTGGCGTCCTCTTTCATCGACCGCCGCAGGGAATCGCCCGGCACCATCAGGATTTCGGAACGCTCCAGCGTGACAGCGCTCATGAGTGAATCCGACTCAAGCACGACCGCCGCCAGGATAAATGTTGAAACCGGCCGCAGAATCGCGAGCGTTGTGTCCTTCGATTTCCAGCCAGCGCCCAGTTCGACTGCGCCTTCCAGCAGGATGTAAAGGAAATCGACGGGATCTCCTTCCATCAGAAGCGTCGTATTGGCCGGAAAACGCTGGAGAAAAGCCCCGGTCATCGCTCTTGCGAAGGTCGGATCATCGGCCTGCTTGAAGAAGGAGATGTTTCTTACGCGCTCTGCATCTGCGCTTCGAATGGTCATATCGTCCTCCTGAACCGCCGGGTGACTTTCGCGGCGTTGCTGCTTGCAGATCGGGTCTGACGGGGTGCTGTGTTTTTTTGACCCTGATGGTGAGCTTGATAAAAGTCAAGGCAGCTGATGACGACTTTCCGTGTCCCAGTCGGCGCAGATCAGGCCTTGGGCATGGCTTCGTCAGGCGGGCTCAGATTGATTTCAAGCCAGGCGCAAAAGCGGACATCCGCCAAGAAAGCGCTTCACAATTATCAAGGCACAGGCGCCCCACTGCTGACACCTCTGGACCCCGAACACGAGACGCGGGGGCCATATGCCACTTTCCACTCCAACGCCCGCAAAAGGCGCCGGGCGCGCCCTGGGCCTGACGACATTTGCTTTTACGGCCTGTTTTGCCGTGTGGACGATCTTTGCCATTCTCGGCTTGCAGATTCAGAAGGAACTCGGGCTCTCCGAGACTCAATTCGGACTGCTCGTGGGCACTCCGATCCTGACCGGATCCCTTTCCCGGCTGTTCCTTGGAATATGGGCTGACCAGTTCGGCGGCCGAATTGTCAATCTCGCCGTAATGCTGCTGTCAGCGCTGGCGACCTGGCTTTTGACATTCGCAACGACCTATCCGGAGTTTCTCCTGGCGGCGTTGGGAATAGGCATTGCGGGCGGATCTTTCTCCGTCTCGATCACCTATGTCTCGAAATTCTTCCCACCGGAAAAGCAGGGGTCTGCTCTTGGGATCGTCGGCGCCGGCAATGTAGGCGCAGCGGTCACGAAATTTGCGGCGCCCATCGTCATGGCCTCGATGGGCTGGAAGGGTGTCGCCAATGTCTGGGCGATCGCGCTCGTGCTTGTGGCGCTCGTCTTCTTCTTCCTGACGTCTGACGATCCTGAGCTCGCCGAGCGCCGCCGCACGGGCGCAAAGCCACGCAGTTTTGCCTCCCAGTTCGAGCCGCTCCGCAATATCCAGGTCTGGCGCTTCTCGCTTTATTACTTCTTCGTGTTCGGCGCGTTCGTTGCGCTGGCGCTCTGGCTCCCGCGCTATCTGATCGGCGTTTATGGCTTCGATGTGAAGACAGCCGGTATGTTGGCAGCGGCCTATTCGATCCCGGCTTCCATTTTCCGGATTTATGGCGGGCACCTCTCCGACAGGGTCGGCGCGCGGAACGTTATGTACTGGACATTCCTCGTCTCAGTCGTGGTTACCTTTTTCCTGTCTTACCCGCCGACTTCCTATGTCGTCGATGGCGTGCGCGGGCCAATCAGCTTCCGGCTTGCCACAGGTCCGGTCGCCTTTGTGATCGCGATCTTCGTGCTCGGCTTCTTCATGAGCCTCGGCAAGGCAGCGGTCTACAAGCACATCCCGGTCTATTATCCCAAGGACGTCGGCGCTGTCGGTGGTCTGGTCGGGCTGATGGGCGGGCTCGGTGGCTTCGTCCTTCCGATACTGTTTGGTGTACTGAATGACCTGACCGGCATCTGGACGAGCTGCTTCATGCTGCTGTTCCTGATCGTATCGGCTTCGCTGATCTGGATGCACCTTGCTATCCGGCACATGGAGCGCGAAGCGGCCGGCGCAACGCTCGACTCCCTGCCGCAACTGCCGGAGATGCAGCCCATTCATGGAGAGCGCGAAGCCCGGGCGCTGGCGCCTAAGCTCATCGAGGACTGGCGCCCGGAGGAGCCCCAGTTCTGGGAGGAGACCGGCAAGAAGATTGCCAGCCGCAATCTCTGGCTCTCGATCCCAGCCCTGTTCCTGTCCTTCGCTGTCTGGATGGTGTGGTCGGTTGTTGTCGCCAAACTGCCGCAAATCGGATTTGCCTACACGACAGACCAGCTTTTCTGGCTCGCCGCATTGCCCGGCCTGTCGGGGGCCACGCTGAGGATTTTCTATAGCTTCATGGTGCCGGTGTTCGGCGGACGGCTGTGGACGACGCTGACGACCTGGTCCCTCATGCTCCCCGCGCTCGGGATCGGTTTTGCCGTTCAGAACCCCGAAACGCCCTATTGGATCATGCTTGTGCTCGCATTGCTGTGCGGCTTCGGCGGCGGGAACTTCGCATCGTCGATGTCAAATATCGGATTCTTCTATCCTAAGCGTGAGAAGGGAAATGCGCTCGCCATGAATGCCGGGCTCGGCAATCTGGGGGTCAGCGCGATGCAGTTTCTCGTGCCTCTTGTCATTACTGTCGGCGTGTTTGGCTTTCTCGGCGGGCAGCCACAGGTAACAGAGGAGGGGGGAGAGCTCTTCCTCCAGAATGCCGGATTTATCTGGGTACCCTTCATTATAGCCAGCGCCTTTGCCGCCTGGTTCGGAATGAATGACCTGTCCAGCGCCAAGGCATCCTTCTCAGATCAGGCCGTTATTTTCAAACGCCGGCACAACTGGATCATGTGCTGGCTCTACACCGGAACGTTCGGCTCTTTCATCGGCTTTTCTGCGGCCTTTCCGCTGCTGACGAAAACGCAGTTTCCGGAAATCAACGTTCTGCAGATTGCCTTCCTCGGCCCTCTGGTCGGCGCGTTGTCCCGCTCCTTCACCGGATGGATCGCCGACCGGTTTGGCGGCGCACGGGTCACGCTCGCGGTCTTTGTCCTGATGATGGTGGGTACAGTCGGGGTCCTCTACTTCCTTGCCAACAAGGACGCACCGGGAGCTTTCATAGGGTTCTTCGTCTCCTTCATCGTCCTTTTCTTTGCAACGGGGGTCGGCAATGCCTCGACCTTCCAGATGATCCCAGCGATCATGCGCAAGGAGATTGACCGGCTGGAGCCGCAGATGAGTGGAGCCGACCGTCTGCGCCAGGCCGAAAAGGAAAGCGCCGCCATCACTGGCTTTACCAGCGCCATCGCTGCGTACGGAGCTTTCTTCATCCCGAAGAGCTTCGGGATGTCGCTTGCCGCCTCTGGCAGCGCCGCACCTGCGCTCTACGGGTTCCTCGCCTTCTATGTCTCCTGCCTTCTCGTCACCTGGTTCGTCTATGCGCGCCCCGGCGGTCTCCTCTTCGATGTGGAAAACCGCAAGCGCTCCGGACCTGCAACAGCCGCTGCCTAAAAAGGAACCTTTTCCATGAGCCATACACTCGACAGACTGACTTTCTTCCGGCGGCAGACTGAGACCTTTTCCGGCGGACACGGCGTTCTCAATGATGAGGACCGTACTTGGGAAGAGGCGTACCGGAACCGCTGGCGCCACGACAAGATCGTGCGCTCAACGCACGGCGTGAACTGCACCGGCTCGTGCTCCTGGAAGATTTATGTCAAAGGCGGCATCGTTACCTGGGAAACTCAGCAGACTGATTATCCCCGGACGCGAGACGATCTGCCAAACCATGAACCGAGGGGGTGCTCGAGGGGCGCAAGCTACAGCTGGTACCTCTACTCGGCCAACCGGGTAAAATATCCTCTGATCCGGGCCCGGCTTCTGAAAGCCTGGCGGGAAGCCCGCAAGACTATGCAGCCCGTGGCGGCCTGGAAATCCATTCAGGATGATCCGGCCAAGCGCGCAGACTATGTGACGCGCCGCGGCATGGGCGGGTTCGTCCGGGCCCGCTGGGATGAGGTGAATGAAATCATTGCCGCAGCCAACGCGCACACGGTCAAGCAATGGGGCCCGGACCGCGTGTTCGGCTTCTCGCCCATTCCGGCGATGTCGATGGTTTCGTACGCAGCCGGTGCGCGCTATCTCCAGCTCATCGGCGGGGTGACTGGCTCCTTCTATGACTGGTATTGCGACCTGCCCCCTGCGAGCCCGCAGACCTGGGGCGAGCAGACCGACGTTGCCGAAAGCGCTGACTGGTACAATTCCAATTTCCTGATCCTTTGGGGCTCGAATGTGCCCCAGACGCGGACGCCGGATGCGCACTTTTACACCGAAGCCCGCTATAAGGGCGTCAAATCAGTCGTGATCTGCCCGGATTATTCGGAAGCCTCGAAATTCTCCGACCTCTGGCTCGCGGCCAAGCAGGGCACCGATGCAGCGCTCGGGATGGCTTTCGGTCACGTCATTCTGACGGAATATCACCGCGACCGAGAAGTCCCGTATTTCCGTGACTATGTGCGCCAGTATACCGACCTGCCGCTGCTCGTCCGCCTCGTGCCGCAGGAAGACGGCTATGTGCCCGAGCGCCTTTTGCGCGCCTCCGATTTCGACAAGTCCCTTGGCGAGGACGCCAATCCAGACTGGAAGACAGTTGCGATCGACGAAACAACCGGCAAGGTCGTGGTGCCGAACGGCTCTATCGGGTTCCGTTGGGGCGACAAGGGCAAATGGAACCTCGAGGAGAGGGAAAGCGGCGGAGCTGACACGAAGCTCCGGCTCGGCCTGAAGGGGGCCGAGGACGAGGTGGCCAAGGTCCGCTTCCCGTATTTCGCCAATACCGCCTCGAACGGCTTTGCCTCCACAGATCATCCGAGTGTCCTGACGCGCAATGTCCCCGTCAGAAGAATGAAACTCGCAGACGGCACAGAGACACTGGTCGCCTGTGTCTATGACCTCCTGATGGCTAATTATGGCGTCGATCAGGGCTATGGCGGCGAGCATCTCGCCAGTTCCTATGATGACATGGAGCCCTACACGCCGGCCTGGGCTGAGGCCATCACCACTGTGCCACGCGCGAACATCATTGCCACGGCCCGTGGTTTTGCCACCAACGCAGAGAAGACCAGGGGTAAGTCGATGATCATCATCGGCGCAGGGATGAACCACTGGTACCATATGGACATGAACTACCGCGCGGTGATGAACATGCTCATCCTGTGCGGGTGCATCGGACAGTCCGGCGGCGGCTGGTCCCACTATGTGGGGCAAGAGAAGCTCCGTCCCCAGACGGGGTGGGCGCCGCTTGCCTTTGCGACCGACTGGGTACGTCCGCCGCGCCAGCAGAATTCGACTTCCTTTTTCTATGCGCATACAGATCAGTGGCGTTATGAAACGGTTCCGGTCGGTGAGATCCTGTCTCCAACCGCCGAAGCGGGTGACTGGGCGGGTAGCTTCATCGACTATAATGCCAAGGCCGAGCGTATGGGCTGGTTGCCATCGGCCCCGGCGCTGAAGACCAACCCTCTGGAAGTGGCCGCGAAGGCCAAGGCCGCCGGGCAGGAGCCGAAGGACTATGTCGCCGCGGCGCTCAAATCCGGTGAGTTGGAAATGTCCTGCATGGACCCGGACGATCCGCATAACTGGCCGCGCAACATGTTTGTCTGGCGCTCCAACCTGCTTGGCTCTTCCGGCAAGGGGCACGAATATTTCCTCAAGCACCTGCTCGGCACCGATCATGGCATTCAGGGTAAAGATCTCGGAGAGATGGGGCATGACAAGCCGCGCGACGTGACTTGGCATGACGAGGCGCCGCGCGGAAAGCTCGACCTGCTTGTATGCATCGATTTCCGCATGTCCACCACAGCGGTCTATTCCGACATCGTTCTGCCGACGGCCACATGGTATGAAAAGAATGATCTCAATACTTCCGACATGCACCCCTTCATCCACCCGCTGGGAGCTGCGGTGGACCCGGCATGGGAAAGCCGCACTGATTGGGAAATCTTCAAAGGGCTCGCCAAAACCTTCTCCGAGGTGGCCCCTGAAGTGCTTGGCGTCGAGACCGATGTCGTCCTCTTCCCGATCCAGCATGACAGCCCTGGCGAAATGGCGCAGACCCATGGCGTCAGGGACTGGTACAAAGGGGAATGCGAACCAATCCCGGGCAAGACCATGCCTACGGTTGTCGCCGTTGAGCGCGACTATAGCCAGATCTATGCGAAGTTTACGTCGCTCGGCCCGCTCATGGACAAGCTCGGCAATGGCGGCAAGGGGATGGCCTGGAATACTCAGCATGAGGTCGAGAAGCTTGCCTCGCTGAACGGCACGGTGCTTGACGAAACGGTGGCTAAGGGCCGTCCAAAGATCGTGACGGACATCGACGCCTGCGAGACCATCCTGATGCTCGCGCCGGAGACGAATGGTGAAGTGGCGGTCAAAGCGTGGGAAGCACTGGAAGTGCAGACCGGGCGCGAGCACACACACCTCGCAAGGCCGAAGGAGGACGAGAAGATCCGCTTCCGCGACATCGTCGCCCAACCGCGCAAGATCATCACCTCGCCAATCTGGTCGGGGATCGAAAGCGAGCATGTCAGCTACAATGCCGGCTACACCAACGTCCACGAACTGATCCCCTGGCGGACACTGACCGGGCGGCAGCAGCTCTATCAGGATCATGACTGGATGCGGGCGTTTGGTGAGACGCTGGTGGTCTACAAGCCGCCGGTCGACCTGAAGACCCTCCATGTGAAGGGCGACAAGCCGAACGGCAATCCCGAGATCACCCTCAACTTCATCACGCCCCACCAGAAATGGGGCATCCACTCGACCTATACTGACAACCTCCTGATGCTGACGCTGAACCGCGGCGGGCCGGTCGTCTGGGTGTCCGAGACCGACGCGAAGCGTGCCGGGATCATCGACAATGACTGGGTCGAGGTCTTCAACGCAAACGGCGCTCTGACAGCCCGGGCGGTTGTCTCCCAGCGGATCCGTGAAGGAACGATGTTCATGTATCATGCGCAGGAGAAAATCGTGAACACGCCGGGTTCGGAGATAACTGGCAAGCGGGGCGGTATCCACAATTCCGTCACCCGCGCAATTCTCAAACCCACACACATGATTGGCGGCTACGCACAGCTTGCCTATGG
Protein-coding sequences here:
- a CDS encoding NnrS family protein, with protein sequence MATSAEQIRAYRGPALFSLGLRPFFLLGAIWAAIAIPLWIATYAFGPVALPVEAGLAFHVHEMVFGYGSAIVAGFLLTAVPNWTGRLPVCGQPLMILVAIWIAGRIAMLVQPDPAWLAGAIESAFLLVFAGIIWREVIAAKNTRNLKVAAAVSVLALANVGFHWSEIINGGLPQMAIRTGLAALIFLILLIGGRITPSFTRNWLARRGGAMPAPFDRYDGMALLFSLAALALWALFGDRALSSGLLVLAGALNIVRLARWQGQRTLAEPLVTILHIGFAWAALALILLGLSGIFPAGVPRVAGIHAAGAGAVGVMTLAVMTRASLGHTGHVLHAGWGTVLVYGLVNAGAITRVVAPFLDGALQAPVNYVASGFWAGAFALFAMVYGPRLLAPRPDPVP
- the moaA gene encoding GTP 3',8-cyclase MoaA, giving the protein MTHPGAVATDAFGRRFSYLRLSVTEVCNFRCTYCLPDGYRKTGSMDFLAADEIERLVRAFTGLGIRKVRLTGGEPTVRKDLTQLIARISATPGVEKVALTTNGWNLPRHIDEWVGAGLTNLNVSIDSLDREAFHRITGHDRLADVLAGLERALSLPLKTVKVNAVLLRDGLEEDFSSWTEFVRERPVSVRFIELMRTGDNKMFFEAQHVSGRILRQWLEDNGWTAKARGEDDGPATEFTHPGYAGRIGLIAPYGPGFCDGCNRLRVTARGQLRLCLFGQGGRDLRDLLGSDDSTQVLKSRIVEALTFKPAAHNLHTANPGDIRNLAQTGG
- the ftrB gene encoding transcriptional activator FtrB; amino-acid sequence: MTIRSADAERVRNISFFKQADDPTFARAMTGAFLQRFPANTTLLMEGDPVDFLYILLEGAVELGAGWKSKDTTLAILRPVSTFILAAVVLESDSLMSAVTLERSEILMVPGDSLRRSMKEDATFGFAVSEELAGCYRGLVRSIKNHKLRDSTERLANYLLTQRVRQGEKNTIVLPHEKRVLAALLGMTPENLSRAFSKLSDKGVSVEGAHVRFDNVAALERLARPTPLIDNHYAQDCNTKGKAFTERQQGLLDTKSD
- a CDS encoding nitrate/nitrite transporter — its product is MPLSTPTPAKGAGRALGLTTFAFTACFAVWTIFAILGLQIQKELGLSETQFGLLVGTPILTGSLSRLFLGIWADQFGGRIVNLAVMLLSALATWLLTFATTYPEFLLAALGIGIAGGSFSVSITYVSKFFPPEKQGSALGIVGAGNVGAAVTKFAAPIVMASMGWKGVANVWAIALVLVALVFFFLTSDDPELAERRRTGAKPRSFASQFEPLRNIQVWRFSLYYFFVFGAFVALALWLPRYLIGVYGFDVKTAGMLAAAYSIPASIFRIYGGHLSDRVGARNVMYWTFLVSVVVTFFLSYPPTSYVVDGVRGPISFRLATGPVAFVIAIFVLGFFMSLGKAAVYKHIPVYYPKDVGAVGGLVGLMGGLGGFVLPILFGVLNDLTGIWTSCFMLLFLIVSASLIWMHLAIRHMEREAAGATLDSLPQLPEMQPIHGEREARALAPKLIEDWRPEEPQFWEETGKKIASRNLWLSIPALFLSFAVWMVWSVVVAKLPQIGFAYTTDQLFWLAALPGLSGATLRIFYSFMVPVFGGRLWTTLTTWSLMLPALGIGFAVQNPETPYWIMLVLALLCGFGGGNFASSMSNIGFFYPKREKGNALAMNAGLGNLGVSAMQFLVPLVITVGVFGFLGGQPQVTEEGGELFLQNAGFIWVPFIIASAFAAWFGMNDLSSAKASFSDQAVIFKRRHNWIMCWLYTGTFGSFIGFSAAFPLLTKTQFPEINVLQIAFLGPLVGALSRSFTGWIADRFGGARVTLAVFVLMMVGTVGVLYFLANKDAPGAFIGFFVSFIVLFFATGVGNASTFQMIPAIMRKEIDRLEPQMSGADRLRQAEKESAAITGFTSAIAAYGAFFIPKSFGMSLAASGSAAPALYGFLAFYVSCLLVTWFVYARPGGLLFDVENRKRSGPATAAA
- a CDS encoding nitrate reductase subunit alpha, which codes for MSHTLDRLTFFRRQTETFSGGHGVLNDEDRTWEEAYRNRWRHDKIVRSTHGVNCTGSCSWKIYVKGGIVTWETQQTDYPRTRDDLPNHEPRGCSRGASYSWYLYSANRVKYPLIRARLLKAWREARKTMQPVAAWKSIQDDPAKRADYVTRRGMGGFVRARWDEVNEIIAAANAHTVKQWGPDRVFGFSPIPAMSMVSYAAGARYLQLIGGVTGSFYDWYCDLPPASPQTWGEQTDVAESADWYNSNFLILWGSNVPQTRTPDAHFYTEARYKGVKSVVICPDYSEASKFSDLWLAAKQGTDAALGMAFGHVILTEYHRDREVPYFRDYVRQYTDLPLLVRLVPQEDGYVPERLLRASDFDKSLGEDANPDWKTVAIDETTGKVVVPNGSIGFRWGDKGKWNLEERESGGADTKLRLGLKGAEDEVAKVRFPYFANTASNGFASTDHPSVLTRNVPVRRMKLADGTETLVACVYDLLMANYGVDQGYGGEHLASSYDDMEPYTPAWAEAITTVPRANIIATARGFATNAEKTRGKSMIIIGAGMNHWYHMDMNYRAVMNMLILCGCIGQSGGGWSHYVGQEKLRPQTGWAPLAFATDWVRPPRQQNSTSFFYAHTDQWRYETVPVGEILSPTAEAGDWAGSFIDYNAKAERMGWLPSAPALKTNPLEVAAKAKAAGQEPKDYVAAALKSGELEMSCMDPDDPHNWPRNMFVWRSNLLGSSGKGHEYFLKHLLGTDHGIQGKDLGEMGHDKPRDVTWHDEAPRGKLDLLVCIDFRMSTTAVYSDIVLPTATWYEKNDLNTSDMHPFIHPLGAAVDPAWESRTDWEIFKGLAKTFSEVAPEVLGVETDVVLFPIQHDSPGEMAQTHGVRDWYKGECEPIPGKTMPTVVAVERDYSQIYAKFTSLGPLMDKLGNGGKGMAWNTQHEVEKLASLNGTVLDETVAKGRPKIVTDIDACETILMLAPETNGEVAVKAWEALEVQTGREHTHLARPKEDEKIRFRDIVAQPRKIITSPIWSGIESEHVSYNAGYTNVHELIPWRTLTGRQQLYQDHDWMRAFGETLVVYKPPVDLKTLHVKGDKPNGNPEITLNFITPHQKWGIHSTYTDNLLMLTLNRGGPVVWVSETDAKRAGIIDNDWVEVFNANGALTARAVVSQRIREGTMFMYHAQEKIVNTPGSEITGKRGGIHNSVTRAILKPTHMIGGYAQLAYGFNYYGTVGSNRDEFIILRKMNKVDWLDTPAAQKEGVQ